A single genomic interval of Bos javanicus breed banteng chromosome 8, ARS-OSU_banteng_1.0, whole genome shotgun sequence harbors:
- the NPAP1 gene encoding nuclear pore-associated protein 1 — MGNLLCKFVSALRRRNPLGRRSLVLPSRDAITSGRSHPAAPAPALHPGHRLLNQDRLPLSSSFYIAPKRQYPIQQAGYSPVGVLPVTNLRNSPKKQPVLSTRNSMMFGPSRTVRIPPPGRKITLLRSLTELPARVVKVGNPVPTRHLPLCCTKESEAMVQEEPRESITKEEGHTEAEGENNGKISLYCDRDITMTPRPQEPSGVLTSLQCSPEPPNLPPVHPESNFNEKAQVSWKNSSSESLAICLDDTAGDGQPPSQPGPLARVLSASSPCCNLLPERPIEEVLGEDHRPSSPESLMSGKALQREQPSDTPRSSSSALGSARSRHPLKRKRPLPVFLPLPPLLPPLPPPLPLPWGRSDLPLPPKLPGMTLAKTWGTLKQRMERQRNKILKDVRKAMRCCSAPPPAPGTTGSLAPVSHILEVPPTTTHLAELSSRFPSLAGLPPYTDQEARYTAPASSHSAIPADYLFPPVWNPIVGITLKEDEGTRCSVKATPPFTYDLSTPLSTPTLSFQPPSYKNESPTPMCVDSPPPLNLLTPLPDPPVPPPVLTEQPITSTAIPSTTTVMASTSVPSPSDSGITDMDTTPPSQAVIFQSPPGIGVEQTHTAERPGTTIQFVPMVSRHASIFNYPFDSRNNPQPTFATTDEQKRASVLPSPPPRTSAAVFPGPPPGNQAAVFPGPPPRTSAAVFPGPPPGNQAAVFPGPPPRTSAAVFPGPPPGNQAAVFPGPPPRTSAAVFPGPPPGNQAAVFPGPPPRTSAAVFPGSPPGNQAAVFPGPPPRTPAAVFPGLRPGDQAVVFPWPPPRTLAAIFPGPPPGNQAAVFPGLRPGDQAAVFPWPPPRTLAAIFPGPPPGNQAAVFPGLRPGDQAAVFPWPPPRTLAAIFPRPPPGNQAAVFPGLRPGDQAAVFPWPPPRTLAAVFPGPPPGNQAAVFPGPPPGDQAAVFPRPPPGN, encoded by the coding sequence ATGGGCAATTTACTGTGTAAATTTGTTTCCGCGCTCCGCCGCCGGAACCCGCTGGGCCGTCGCTCGCTGGTTTTGCCCTCTCGGGATGCCATCACATCTGGCCGGAGCCACCCCGCTGCTCCAGCTCCTGCTTTACACCCTGGTCACAGGCTGCTCAACCAGGATCGATTACCTTTATCATCCAGCTTTTACATTGCGCCGAAAAGGCAGTACCCCATCCAGCAGGCTGGGTACTCCCCTGTGGGCGTCCTACCCGTGACGAACTTGAGGAACTCGCCAAAGAAGCAGCCTGTCTTGTCCACTCGTAATTCCATGATGTTCGGACCTTCGAGAACCGTCAGAATTCCTCCACCGGGGCGCAAAATTACTCTCCTGCGTTCACTAACTGAGCTACCTGCCCGGGTAGTCAAGGTTGGGAACCCGGTACCAACCAGGCATCTCCCACTTTGTTGCACAAAGGAGAGTGAGGCGATGGTCCAAGAAGAGCCCAGGGAAAGCATAACAAAGGAGGAAGGTCACACAGAGGCCGAAGGAGAGAACAATGGAAAGATAAGTCTGTACTGCGACCGGGATATAACAATGACACCCAGGCCCCAGGAGCCCAGCGGGGTCCTCACGTCCCTCCAGTGCAGTCCTGAGCCTCCAAACCTACCCCCGGTGCACCCAGAAAGCAACTTCAATGAGAAAGCCCAGGTGTCTTGGAAGAACTCTTCCTCTGAAAGCCTCGCCATCTGCTTAGACGACACTGCTGGAGACGGCCAGCCTCCCTCGCAGCCCGGCCCCCTGGCCAGGGTGCTCTCTGCCTCAAGTCCGTGCTGCAACCTGCTGCCCGAGAGGCCAATAGAAGAAGTGCTGGGTGAAGACCACCGACCCAGCTCCCCGGAGTCACTGATGTCTGGGAAGGCGCTGCAGCGTGAACAACCTTCAGACACCCCACGGAGCAGTTCTTCTGCCCTGGGATCTGCCCGCAGTAGGCACCCCCTCAAGCGGAAGAGACCCCTGCCGGTGTTTCTGCCCCTGCCGCCACTGctgccaccactaccaccaccgcTGCCTCTGCCGTGGGGTCGCAGTGACCTTCCGCTGCCTCCGAAGCTTCCAGGCATGACTCTCGCCAAAACCTGGGGCACCCTGAAACAACGCATGGAGCGTCAGCGAAACAAAATCCTGAAGGATGTAAGGAAGGCTATGCGATGCTGCAGTgcccctccacctgccccaggGACCACAGGCTCCCTGGCTCCGGTCAGTCACATTTTGGAGGTCCCTCCTACCACCACCCACTTGGCTGAACTGTCCTCCAGATTCCCCAGTCTGGCTGGCCTTCCACCTTATACGGATCAGGAGGCAAGATACACAGCCCCTGCATCCTCTCATTCTGCAATTCCTGCAGATTATCTTTTTCCTCCAGTTTGGAATCCCATTGTGGGAATTACCCTTAAGGAGGATGAAGGCACTCGGTGTTCAGTCAAAGCAACACCACCTTTTACTTATGACCTCTCTACACCTCTGAGCACCCCAACCCTCTCCTTCCAGCCACCCTCCTACAAAAATGAATCCCCAACACCCATGTGTGTAGATTCTCCCCCTCCCTTAAACTTACTCACCCCTCTTCCAGACCCTCCCGTCCCTCCCCCTGTTCTAACTGAGCAGCCCATTACTTCTACTGCCATCCCTTCTACCACCACAGTCATGGCATCTACAAGTGTGCCCTCTCCTTCAGATTCGGGCATCACGGACATGGACACTACTCCCCCTTCTCAAGCTGTAATTTTTCAGTCTCCCCCAGGTATTGGGGTGGAGCAGACACACACTGCAGAGAGACCAGGCACCACCATCCAATTTGTGCCCATGGTCTCCCGCCACGCTTCAATTTTTAACTATCCCTTTGACTCCCGAAACAACCCTCAGCCCACATTTGCGACCACTGATGAGCAGAAGAGAGCCTCTGTCTTGCCCAGCCCCCCACCTAGGACTTCGGCTGCCGTCTTCCCCGGGCCCCCACCGGGGAACCAGGCGGCCGTCTTTCCCGGGCCCCCACCTAGGACTTCGGCTGCCGTCTTCCCCGGGCCCCCACCGGGGAACCAGGCGGCCGTCTTTCCCGGGCCCCCACCTAGGACTTCGGCTGCCGTCTTCCCCGGGCCCCCACCGGGGAACCAGGCGGCCGTCTTTCCCGGGCCCCCACCTAGGACTTCGGCTGCCGTCTTCCCCGGGCCCCCACCGGGGAACCAGGCGGCCGTCTTTCCCGGGCCCCCACCTAGGACTTCGGCTGCCGTCTTCCCCGGGTCCCCACCTGGGAACCAGGCGGCCGTCTTTCCCGGGCCCCCACCTAGGACTCCCGCTGCCGTCTTCCCCGGGCTCCGACCTGGGGATCAGGCTGTTGTCTTCCCCTGGCCCCCACCTAGGACTCTGGCTGCCATCTTCCCCGGGCCCCCACCTGGAAATCAGGCTGCCGTCTTCCCCGGGCTCCGACCTGGGGATCAGGCTGCTGTCTTCCCCTGGCCCCCACCTAGGACTCTGGCTGCCATCTTCCCCGGGCCCCCACCTGGAAATCAGGCTGCCGTCTTCCCCGGGCTCCGACCTGGGGATCAGGCTGCTGTCTTCCCCTGGCCCCCACCTAGGACTCTGGCTGCCATCTTCCCCCGGCCCCCACCTGGGAACCAGGCTGCCGTCTTCCCCGGGCTCCGACCTGGGGATCAGGCTGCTGTCTTCCCCTGGCCCCCACCTAGGACTCTGGCTGCCGTCTTCCCCGGGCCCCCACCTGGGAACCAGGCTGCCGTCTTCCCCGGGCCCCCACCTGGAGATCAGGCTGCCGTCTTCCCCAGGCCCCCACCTGGGAATTAG